cacaggtaaaattttgtgaaaatttcTCATAACAATTTTGAATAACCAGAGAATAGAAAAAGACAACCTAATAATGTGTCGCTCGACTCGCTCCAGTAGTCTTGAGAAAATAAGGGCTGCGATTTCCACGGCTCAGACAGGTTGAAAGTCTTGTTTGGAgggtattttgaaaaaaaaaaattcaactaaaaaaacactcattatccctacttttaatcatttctctctccactcttcAGTcgttattctcatttctctctctatctctccactcaatttttttttcaattaaaatgaTAAAAGCTTCATTGATAGAAAACACAAATACATATCCTCAAAAGGTAGCATCCGTCTTTAATCGAAGGACTAGAAAGCCATAAAGGAGGGTAACCTTCCCAAGTATAGATATCCACACCACTACTACTTCTCATGACCAAAGAATGGACCGCCACAATTGTAGTCTTACTCCCTACGCACaataaaaaaactcattgattGAAAAACTTAACATCCGAAGTAGCAAGCCTGCCAAGCCAATCGAGCTAATTCGTCATTAAACCctatatctctccactcattaccctatctccaattattaccataatttttttctccactgattatccaaaaaccaaaaccaaaactcaaaatattttaaaacaccatccaaacaaagcaaacTAGCCCAATTGTCAATGGAAAGTCAGAACTTGCTCAAGCCCCTatatgtccaaaaaaaaaaaaaaaattgttaattgGGCTGAGCCAATGTGGGCCCTGTTCATTTAGGCCCACACATAAATCTAGGTATTAGACCACGCATGGATCAGGCCTTGCCGTTTGGGCCCATTCATGTTACGTTTTCCTTACACAAGAGGAGAACTTAACCAGCCCCGCAGGATAAACTAAGTAATGATGGTACCAAGATCAACAGTGCTATTGACACAGACATTTACTGTACAAATTTTGCATAGATTTTAATGTGGGATCTACTAAGGGGcccacacaaacgatctgagtcgttcattaaatttaaaacatgtttttcgAGTGCCCTTGgggaaaatcagctcaatccgataagTTTAAGTGTTCGATTCAAtcttctaacttttcattcattcaCATAgaagattgaatcgagcatttAAActtatcggattgagctgatttttttgcaagggcaattgaaaacattttttaaatttaatgaacagctcggatcgtTTGTATGAGACCTTTAGTGAGCCTCACATTGAAATCTGTGCAATAAATGTCTGTGTGGGTAGACTTACTGTACCACAACAAGATTTGGTTAGCTTAGTTTTTTATGTGCGAGATGGACTCGGCAAGCCAAACAAAATGAATTATTAACTTGAATTAGTTTATAAATCCGGAACGGGACTCGTATaacggtaccaatccaaattATAAGAAGTTTACTGTCAGTGGAGATAGCCCACGGATCCGGGGTATTGTAGTGCACCCATGTGTAGTGCATGTATAGGGTGGCATACAGCCATCAATCTTATCAATCAAAAGttcaaatcaaaaatcaattatgaccagtaaatcggtcataattaaaaatcatatctcaaccattTATTGTCAAGATCGATAGCTCGTGTGCGCTCTACAGAGTTCTTTGCAGAGTCTTGCACTACACAATTTCCCAATCCTAGCTGACCTTATGGCCAACCTTCCGACTTCATATTGGTTAGAACAAGGACCCTCCCAACCTTAGGTTTTTCCCCCCCACAAATTGAGGGGAAAATGGTGGTTCTCCttctgtatatatatttgtatatacttatGGAATCATGGATGCCtatttgtcaggaaaaaaaaggaaaagacatGCATATATTGGTGTGGGAGTCACACATTTATATTTTATCGTGATAAATGATGAATGACAATTTTCTTcgccgttgaaaaaaaaatctttactgTAGACTTCTAAAgttcttctctcttttcctttactGTTTTTGTCATGGCTTGGGATGGAGTAATATATACATACCTTAATTATAAGCTAACCAACAATCTTTAACACAACTCGATTTTTTTGGCAATTTCTTTTTGTAATGCAGGGCTTTCCGAGCCAGCTTGCGAGCACTTGAGACTAGTCTCTATAATCTCTCTGATAGCCATTTTACACGCTTACGCGTAGGGGTGAGGTGGCCCAATAGTTACTGACAAGGGAAATCTAACATGAAATCTTAAGAAAGATCAAACTCCTAACTCTTAAACCAAGACCACCAGGCAGCCCCTTGCGATTAAAACCACCTCAAATTTGTCTTAATGTAGCTTggcaaaaaattttttttgtcttaatgTAAACGGaacattcccaaaaaaaattgcttcgATTGTTTATTTGCTGCCCAAAGATAAAGTCACAAAGAGTAATATGATTGAGGCAttggtttgaagaaaataaatactagGTATTAGgagattttaataaaatgacAAGGCAGATACGAATACGTTAATTTGGTGACATCAGTGCATAAAATTAAATATGATTTCTAGCTATAAAGATAAAGATCTTAGGCTAGATATAAATTAAATACTGTTAAAACAACTTAGTGTTTGATTAAATAAAACCATATGATAACATTATATAAAATGTAATCAATCAACCAAACAGGAGGTGGGAGAAAGTGACTTATGGTCAATCAAAGTGATCAGCCGCGCCGTTTGAATTATACCTTTCATTGAAATATTGTAAAATACATGAAAACTATCTATGAAAATGTTCATGAAAGGAAAATAACGTGTCTAGATGCACAGCACAGCAAAACACTCATAACGCACCACCGAAAGCGGAAATAGAGTTATTGGAGACAACAGAATTAGTGAATTTCCATTTCACTAGTTCTTCAGTCAATAACAGACTCGATTGATTTCTACATTCGTTTCCTATATAAAAAGACGTTCACCATTAAATTCACATACACTTTCAGCCATGTGAATTTGAATACTTCATTTTACTTTCGTGGACACTTTCAAACATTTTCCTATTTCTTTTATTATCTCCCTTCTAAGAGCATGAGCACGGGTTTCTGTAAACCCCCAATTTTTAGCTACTTTAGCTAtgcagaaaacagaaaaatctCCCATCCAGAAGACTCGGTTTTAGTCTTCCGCCACTGTACCTCGGTGAATATGTCGAGGCAAGGTTTACGAGGGGTTCCATTAGacttaggtatttttttttgggcgggGGCCACGCTAGCTctcttcccctttctctctcttttcgttgggtaaaagaacaaaaatacaaTGAGCTTGTGGGGTTCTGCAAAATCGATCTGAGCCGTTGATTAGtttcaaaagtaattttttgaatggtttGTTCAAGAATTAGCTCAATCGAATAGTtgtaagtgctcgatctaaTTGTCCTTGGGTAAGTTAAATGTGCAAAGTTCACCTGGATTTTTGACCAATAACTATGGCACATGCGCTAACAAATCAATTATCCTATaaccacacccaaaatcacAAGAAATTATTGGGTGCCAGGTAGGTAGCACGTAATGCCCGCTCGGCATTCACGCCATCTATTTagattttggacggttcggatttagAGACAGAAAAAGGAGACAGAAAGAGTaggagagagggtttcaatctgaaTCATCCAACACATTTTCGGACGATCCGAATGGGCTGCTCAGGTACCACGTGTGCACGGCCACATTATACCCATccggtacccaaaaatttctccaaaatcACACCCCAAATAAtatgagtactgctatatacaccgaccaaAGCATACCGACGGTGTACCGACGGCctcgcgcggccgtctccggccaccggacggccgcgcgcggccgtcggtacggtttccctacaaaaatggtcggtacatataggattTTCCAAATAATATACACCCTCTCACAAGATCCAAAGGGCACACACATATTGTCTCAAATACACATCTTCTCACAAAATTCAATGGGCCCTTGGACTGTGTGTGGAGCCCTCGGACTCTGTGAGGTGTATATTTGGGCGTGTGATTTTGGACGTGGTTTAAGAATTATCCGTAACAAATATACGAGGGAGTGACAGGGCCCATTACTCGAACCAAAAATTACAGAAATGGTGCCCATCTtaaatatatagtatatattaatAGTCGAAAATATCTTTTTCTGTAACCAAAAAATGGGGAATCCGCCGATTGGCGTTGAATGGGACGGCCGAACTACAAATGCCCCTACATATTCATTATTCAACTTTGTAGTTCTAGTCTTGTcctgttttgtattttttaaaattatatatcatagttctttattttcttttttttttttttttttttttaggaatttcAGAGTAGACTAGTTAAAAGTATATCCACAAAGCTTTTGGTTAATCAAACCCCCAAGGGTATGAGTCAGGATCTTCTGTTCCAAAAACTCTTGTGCTTCTACGTCGAGGGGTTTTTCATCCGCTAGATCTCCGGCCGTtggatttaaaacataaaaaaaaaattatataattcAACGGCTGGTAAATTCCTCGACACAAAAGTTTTTGGGATAGAGGAGATCGGAGTACCCCATGGGTGTGGACCACCAAGTCACCAACATGGATGCCAAAAGGCCCAAAACCGTGTCCTCTCGCCGATTTTTTCCGCTTTCAGGGGAGCACTTGCGTCTCTCCATCAACTTTTGTTTGTTCCTTTCTGTAATAGCCAGTGTGATCAAAATCTTATGCGTgattgattattattttttcaaattaaatgtaaattttttgaaaaatagataaacaaaTTGAGGCAAATAGAATATATGTTGGTGATTACACTTGGAGACCTATATTTAGGATGCGTTTCCGCTAAATTACATGGACTCTAGGCTAATGACAATAATCAAACTGTTTAGAAAACCGTAAAAATATGGGATTTGTTCCATGTAGTGTCTTTGTAGTTTACCATAAACGCATtattaggtcccgttccagaaacattcttaaaaaataagcagcttattttatattttcaaactcaaaaataatgtaaatgaaaaataatttttcaattttttttacatcatataaaagatctcgatgagatctttcaatcaaaatccatattgcatatttttatatttcaataagcccataattttttagcttgaaattgccttcttaaaaaataaagattttttttttccattccgGAACGGGTTCTTAGTTTTATTTCGAACAAAAGATGGAGATGTTAAGGACATCATATGGTAagagtactatttttttcctttcatttatcTCTGTTTTTATATGGTGAGGAAATAGAAAAGTTAAATTCTGAGTGTTACAGACTTACAATAACGAGATACTACAGCAATCGTGTGAGTTCTACAAGATCTACATCAAGTCCTTACACAATCCTATATGTCGTACGGTATATAAGTAAACTTACATTAAAAGACTGCTATTTAGGGGAACTAATAATCAATTAATTTGTTCCTCGGGGAAGACTTtttagtagattttttttttttaaatctatcTATATTTTAGTCATGGCATGGATCAGCTGATTAATATATAGATCTGTCAAAATTTTATCAGGAGTGAGAAGTTATTCCataaaaaaagtagaaaaatatgAGTGAGAAAGTTAAATAGAAAAAAACGTACTTTAGAATCGCCacaatggaataatcaaaagttgtcacaccatcttttggttatccatctaagaagttgttaagtttagCACTGTAGATGTccataataatattattaaaattgaataatcaaaacttgccacatcaccttttcaacctataaaaatctaaaaattggcaCCATATAAAacaatctttttttaaaatagtttccaaactaataaaaacatgtaattagaaataaaaaataattttttgaaaatttttatttaaaaaaaccactttttggaaaaagttttaaaacatagtttttgaaaaaaagacattttttttaaataacaatttttgaaaaaaaaaacagtttgaaaaaaaaaactatttttaataaaaaaaacagttaaaaaaacttcttttaaaaatatgagagagagagatggaaaagagaaaatgtttttgtgtaatgattgGTGTttttgattgagaaaatatggagaccactaaatttggttattagcaAAAGTTAgtattagttttgattatccaatgatcaaaatttgatgagttgctaagaggatATTAAATTTGGTAATGCCACTGTGagcaattttttgagaaaacactgctaactttagcaatcatATGGTTTTgtttattccactgtggatgctcttacgtCACCCGTTTAATTTGATCGTTATTTTATGTCACATACAATTTAGAGTAACTTGGTTATTAAAACGAATCAAAGAGCATTTATATACATTCAGGATCGTTGGTTGTCAAGACGGACAGTCCGGATGTGCGCAGCACCATCCCCTAATCCATTCATCTGTCAAGTGAAATTATAAGTGGTTGAAAGGAATTTTGACCATATGTATGGCACTAAAATGGCACTAAAATGTGAaagtagtattttcttttcatatCAACCATGATCTACCTAGCTGTTGGATTAGATCCCAATTATTGTGCTACCTTTCCGGTGGGCCCCATAAAGATGGGATTGGAAAAGAAATTGCATTGGATCGGCATTTTTGGATTAACAGTCCAGCCAATAAGAAAGAAATTAATGGGGTTCCTACTAAAATTCAACCCGAACCACTCATTTCGTTCAACTCATCGAGCTGGTAGAAACCTACGTAATACAGTATCACACTAACGGGATATCGACAGTCATATGATCATCACACATATATCTTAAAGCTTTTCTCAAGATTATAtccttcaaataaaaaatattcaaatacAGACGCATTTTGTACATGTATAAGGCACTGAAATTTGATCGgtgtaattttctccaaatATCATGAAATTTGATCGGTGTAATTTTCTCCAGATATCATGAACTCGACGAGCTGAGCAAAATAATCGGTGTATGGATCGAACTTATGGGTCTGACAGCTGGGAACCTACTGTATTACACTTTTATGAGATGCTAGATAAGGGCATAATCTAATACTATTGAGCTAGCTAGCTCAATGGTAACAAAATGCTTAAAGACAATGACCACTTTGTTAAAATAGTGCAAAGTTAGAGATGCAAATATTATTCTATGTTTGAAAGCAAGGTGGCCGGGTACTATTATTCCATCCACGTACaaaaaagagagatagataaTCTAATCTAAATTAACAACAATTAGAGTAAGGCTTTGAATGCCTGGAAATAACAGATGcctaaaataaattacaaaaagttatctcaaattaatatttttttttcagggAAACTTTAAGCGACGATTTtccttaccaaaatatttttattgttaaatcccttctcttttttttaccgAGTTATTCATACGCCGTTTTATTAATATCCTAGTATGGTTTTACCCCTATGAAAAGATAGTTTGATCATGCGaattaaaattgaaatagatagtatttttaccaaaaaaaaaaaaaagttccgtACAAGAAGTGTCAAACGTCAAACTTATTTCAATTTTAATGTAAAAGGGCACCGTAAAAATGATCACTCCCCAAGTTTCTTGTACGGTGATGTCTGTGCTAGGTTATGTGCACCCAATCTAATTCCGGAGGGATCAATATTTCTATCGTACACTAATTGAGGTCCCGATTAAACTTGGTTCCCGAAATACCGCTACAAGATGACAGTGTAACAATAACCTTTTTCTCTAGAAAATGGATTATGTGCACCAAAAGTAAACtcctttttacttttaaattcCTCTTCTGCCAATTAAATAAATGTATGACGTCAAAAAAACGTCAATGCCGACACCTTCGGAAATTACAAACGAGCCATTGCACGTAATGTCGTTTCATACCCAAAACACTTGGCAATGTGGCCTTTTAGAAGAAAAATTAACGGGATCGATCTCTTTTGTCCCGAAAATTTTCGTGTTTCTGTGCCAATGAATTTTTCGGTCcttgaattgtgtttttttcttatattttagATTCAACAGAAAAAAATTCTCTCGACACAGAGGTCCTAAAGTTTTTGACACAGAGAATCGTGCCTCAAATTAATTGGTGGTGTTATGATCACATCACTATCCCCTCCAATTCAATTAATAGAAAATACAGTACATAATTAAAAACTAAACAGTAAAGTAGGCTCTTTCTCACGATACTAATCTCCCCCCTCagataaacaaaccaaaagaaataaaattctctctctctctctctctctctctctctctctctctctctctctctctctctctctctctctctccatccataTCCATTGCAAAGttaactactactactacaactTTCCTTAATTTCAGATAGTGGTGTGGCCTTTTCCCGGTGTCGATATCCTACAAGGACATTTCAGAGCCATCAACTCAATACCAAAACAACATTTTGACAtggttatttttcttctcttatCTCAATGCTATATacataaaatttaaattaaaaaaaaaaaagagaaaaaaaaccaaaaaagttcATATGGGCAACATCTTTGAACTAAGCTCTAAATATCAGCAGATACGTAACAAAATATCAGATTTCGATATCCTAAGATATCGGCAGACTCATAATCCGATGACACCAATACGTATCCTGATACTGTTATTTAGAACCACCCCAAATGGACGATCgctgaaagaagaaaaaaaaaatcatagacaAAAATAATCACAACATAATTTAACTtcaaccctccaaaaaaaaatatatttaaacttCGCTCGTCGTCTCACATATGCTCTCCAGATGAGGCCTCCACACTCCGGCGCGCCCTCGCCTCCTATCCTTCTGCGTCGACACCTTCTCCGATAGGATCTCGGTCAAGTACCGATCCGAAATCAAAAAATCCGTCGCAGAAACAGCGGTGGTActattgtttttgttgttgctgctgccgTTGTTTCTGCTGTTGGTGCCGTTGCCGCCACCACTTTGTGTGTCCGCTCTCTTCTTCCGCCTCGACCGGGACTTCTCGGGGGCGGAAGGGACGGGCATGAGGAAGTATATCTTGCCGCGCTGGAGGTCGGCGTCGGGCGGGACGATCACGATCTTCGGGCAGCAGCCCTCGCCGGAGGAAGTGGAGGGCTTCTTCAGGACGTGCTTGGGGTAGGCCTTGAGGATTTCCGCGGCCTTGACGGTCCCGCTGATCTCCTCGACGCGACCATTCGAGTGGACGATCCGGATCACGTCGAGGACTCCGCACGGGAGAATGCACGAGATGCAGCACCTTATGGTGTTCTTCATTTGGCTAAGCCGCCACTACTTTCcctccttttctctttctttctctctctagttagagaggaggaggagaagagagaagggagtggAATGAAAAGGAAAGAGGGTCATACAAGAAAGGTGGAGGGAGAGATAAAGGAGATGATAGAGAGAATACCCTTTCGGTTTATTATTTTCttgagggggagagagagagagagagagagaggcatatggttttttgttaatgccaacAAACACAATTTGATATAAATATTAAGTAATATGGACTATGTTGTTGTCCTTTTATATTAGGTTTCCGGTATGCAGTCTGAAAAGTAGTTATGGAAAATGAACCTAAATTCATTATTCTAGGGGCACACTAATacattctctcttcttctttttttattaaagagAAACTTCATTGCAAAATTACATTTTATACGATAACCAAATATCCGGATCCAATTAATGCATATCTCGAAAAATACAAAACCTGATATCGACCATTGAGAAAACCTCAAGCTTGTGGGAGACCAAGCTATTTACTTGGTACATACCATATTCACACTTGAAACCAACCCCACCCGGCCGGCCACAAAGATTAtataggattttttttgttttgttatgtaTGTAGAGTTTATATCAATCTCTTTCAAGAATTACTCGGTAATGACACATGAGTATATAGAATTTGCACAATAATTCTATGCATGGAATGAGGTCACCCCTCAAAATAactttatttcaaattttttttaaaaataatcactAATATTGTGCCTCGTATAGTTCCAGTCATGTCATTTTATATCGAAAGGTTTTGAGGGGTCTCTAACTTTAGTGACATGAGGTGTTTTTATTTGTAGCTTTTGgacattcccttttttttttttaactacttTTGAAAGGGGAGGGGATCCGGAATTCCGTTTCTCAAATTGCTTAGGGATGAAATCTATGGCATGAATAATTGCACCTCCCTCTGTACTTTACCTTTTGGATCCATCATTCAGGGACCCCCACTGGCTGGCCTTCTCCATCCCCCCCTTTGCCCTTGATCATGACTAAAATcaataattagggtttggaagGAATTAAATGGATTTGGAGAGCCCTCATGGGTTACAGTACATGTTAGTTCATGATTTGGAGTACTTAACCAAATGGGCTTAAGCGGGACCCTTTTCGACAAGTGTCCGAATCAAATCTTGCCGCTTATCGACGCCACGTTAAATCTCCCATTAGAGTAAGTAAAGAGTCTATCCGAGTCTAAATCACCTTAACAAACACAGAATTAATAAATCATGAGATGGGTTTGTCAAGCTTTCGAACTCATCTTGATCAAGTTGATGAATGATTGCAAGACTAGCAACTAGCTAGCTAGGCTCGGTTACGATCTGTTGAGATGGTACATATCGAGTTTTTTTCGTTATTTCCTCGCATCCATGATGCAGATTGTCGGAAAGGGTTTTGATTGGAATTGTGTATTGATTGATAGGTTGAAAATGGAGTGTATATATCGGCCTACATGATTGTATATCCCGCCGGTTACCCTGCTTGGTGTATTCGGTTTTGGGCCTAACGGCGATGTGGTTTCTTGTCGGGTGGTGGTGATCAAGACAGTGTAGCGCTCAAGATCTATTGGGCCGTTCTATGCAATTTCCAGCGGGCTGGGCCGCCGCCGCCGTTCTGGTGGCTTTGGAGCTGTGGTGGCGGTTTGAAATCTACTGCCTTTTTTTACTATTAGGTTTGGGATTTGTCTCATTAGGTGTTTTGGGTTTGGCCCATTTGGTAGACTTGTCTCAATGAGGTTTTCCTTGTTTGGCATATTGTTAATCTCAGATTTGGGTCTCACATTTCTTGGTACAAGATTGTTCTTAGCTTTGTTTAGAGATATGATACCGTCATCCTtgttccttttaatttttgtaacaatttctattgccgttaaaaaaaaaaagaaaagaattggaGCATCACATGATCATAAGCACAACTAGCCAAtacttttgagagagagagagagagagggagggagggagggaggggggttTGGAGTGTAATGGTGATGGAGATGGAAATGGGGGCATAGAGAGATCTTCTTTTGAGATAAGGGGAGGGGTGGGAGTGGATCTTTCAATATCCCCCCAGGCAAGCAAGATCATGTGGGCTTGTGGTTTTCATTGGAAAGTGAGAGCTGAGTGAGAGATAGAGACTTTTAATTGTTTCCACTTTatgatgtgtgtgtgtacattgTAGTAGTGggatttttagtttttatgaGAAGTAGTGCTTTGACTTGAGAGTAAAGTTTTTCAGTACAGTATAGCCCTTATATGGAGGAGTAGTATTTATCAACAGACAGAAATTCTAAGCCAATGGCCTCTAGTCCACATGGATGTGTTCTTGCCTTGCCATCACAATGACAGAAaattccaaaactagtatatcaCATCAAATCTCTTTTTCATCATATGGGTAAACTTCAGATAGGTGtgctgaaaaaataaaaataaaaaattaaatttaagaaaaaaaaacttcagatAGGTCAAACAGTGAATGGCTTTTCCATTCAAGAAAAAAGCAAAGACCATATGAAATGGAGTAAACAACTTAATTGGGTGTGTTTGTTTGAATTTGTCAGGttactttttagttttaatttgtcatttttacaatttcttttttattttctatgcATTTTTACCTggggcaaaaatatatatttttttttttggaaaatggtaGTTTATAGCctttgtttttatacttttcgaCTTTCTCTTTTCACAAACTACGAACCTGGGAAATATTACTCGTTTAGCTatgtatttttaatttatactaCTGTAATATTtattatatgcaatatgaatctttttttaTACTAGATCAATTAGTTCTATATAAATATTATAAATTCTGcaatatatacaattttttgaaaGCCACATGCGTCGAAAATGAACCATCAATACTGATTTGATGCCTCATTTATTTCGAACTGTAccattaatttgttttgtggGTCTCCAGTCTCTCAGATGACCATGATGAATCAGCTAAAACAATGCTTGTTTAATTAAAATTCCAGCAATCGGTTTTAGTTAGGCAGTTAATTTTGGTCATGTCTCAATCCAATTGGGTGGCCCACCCATTAAATGGCCGAGATGCAGATGTTAGTGGGCAACACATGTGAAGTATGGAAGGGGGAGGGTCCATGCATGAAGTAGTATTTGAACCTTATCATAAAATCTAGGATTtaaactagctagctagctagctaggtgcATGGATTGTTGTTGTGTTTCAAGTGCTTAACATAAGAGCTAGCTAGTCCACTTTCTCcatgttttttgtgtgtgtttgtgttgcAAGATGTCTCGAGCCAGCTTGCGCGCACTTCGGACTAAATCTTACAGTCCCTCCCATCAAGGCTGGCTCTGACATTTCGGAGGCCTGAGATGATCTTTGAAAATGAGGCCCTTAATATCCTATCACTTAACTTATAATTCCTTCTCCGTCATTTCGTTGGATTTGTTTTTGTAATGAAAATTATCGTTTAAGGGGAAAAGATGTATCTAAGTTAATGATGCACTCATCACACTAAATAATTTTCCCAGAGATCAAACTTTATtctcgttttttattttttcctccgttccattttCACTGGGCCATTGGGCCTTATGTAAAACATATTCATGGGTTAAAAAATGAGCCCTATAGCAATCCATATATACTAGGTACTAAAAACAGGTGGAGATCCTATTTTTGGACATTTGGGTGTGGGGGGCTTAAGGCTCGGACCTCATGAGTCTTAGCCCAGAGCCGGCCATACCTCTCACaaccgtttcacacgcttataCATGGGTATGAGGTGGCCTCAAAAGCTGTTGATAAGGAAAATCTAACGTGAGATCTTAGGACCTTCTCCATGTTTGGTTATCACTATAATCTAACTATGTTTGGTCTGCTTTACAATATGTGATATTTAGAGAATACAATGCCACATTACCTATTTATCAAATACAGTAAGTAATTGCTCAATATGATTAAAACATGTGAAAGTTTTCTGCATAATAGCTTACAAATTTCTCTTACATTCAAAATTACTACTATATGTTATCACACTAAGCAATAAATTTGTGTTTGGAGCCTCACCGCCCACAGTATAAGTAACCAAATATTCGTACATTCTTTTCTCGTTTATGGAGGATAGCTTGACTGCACCGGATGTACGCGTTTAAAATATTAAACAATTGTGTTAGTACTGCTCTTTCTAATTGCTTAATCTCTTAGTTTTGTCGGTGGTTAATAATCTAATACTAGGTCTGAAATCGATGAAAGTGTGGCTAAGTTGTGG
The sequence above is a segment of the Rhododendron vialii isolate Sample 1 chromosome 13a, ASM3025357v1 genome. Coding sequences within it:
- the LOC131314175 gene encoding uncharacterized protein LOC131314175; translated protein: MKNTIRCCISCILPCGVLDVIRIVHSNGRVEEISGTVKAAEILKAYPKHVLKKPSTSSGEGCCPKIVIVPPDADLQRGKIYFLMPVPSAPEKSRSRRKKRADTQSGGGNGTNSRNNGSSNNKNNSTTAVSATDFLISDRYLTEILSEKVSTQKDRRRGRAGVWRPHLESICETTSEV